The Mesomycoplasma ovipneumoniae ATCC 29419 genome segment CAATTTGCTCATATTTTGATTGACGCAACCCTTCTTGGATTGTCAATGAGGATAAAGCGTGTCGATTTTTATTTCCCATTATTCCGATAATTGCAGCATCAATTGCATGATGTCTATTATCTGTACGATCCTTATTGTTTGGGAGAATTTTTTCGCGAATAAAAGCTGTATGATGCCCGTTTAATGTAAATATTTTTGTTGGCTGTTCATAAGAAAAATTCGGATTATCTCTGAAATGTTCTTTTACGACTTCAAGAAATAATTTTGTTGAATATCTTGTGTCATTCAATTGTCTTGATAAAAATTCTTCTTTTTGATGAGGATCAATTTCTTCTTGATAAAGAAGTTTTAATTTTTTATGCATTGCTTTTGTATCTAAACCAAAAATTTTACTTGAATCATCTTTTGCTGCAAGTTTAGGATTAAATAATTTTTCTATTTGTTCAATATAGGCTTTATAAACATTAATGCCTTTTGATTTCATATAAGCTGCTGCGCAAAGATTTGATTTTTTTAAATTCTGGTCTCGTTTTGTTAAAATAAGATTTGATAAAGAATTATCAGGCAAATAAGCTTTAGGAATAATATGTTCAAAATGATATTCGGAACTATTATTTATTAAATCAACAATATCAATTTTTTTGAGTGAATATAAATCAACCCCATCTTGTTGGCAATAAAGTTTTAATTTTTTTAATAATCGATCAGGCTTATCGTCTAAATCTTCTCTTGAAATATTTAATGATTTAAGACCGTATTTTTTGTTCATGACTTCATAAATTTCATCAAGGCCGCTCTTTACTGTCTTATTTGCTTGTTTCTTTTTTGCTTTTTCATCGTTTTTTTCTCGAGGAATTTCAATAAAAATTCCTGAAATTTCGTAATCTTTAGAATATTTCTTAATGATTTTATTTAGAACTGCTATTGCTTGTTCGAAAGTTTGTTTAACAGAAGGAGGTAAAATTTCGTCTTTAAAAATAAAAGGATTTAAGTATTTTGTTAACGGTTTTGCCTTTGTGTTTTGTTTAATAATATCATTAATCTCTTTATCATTATATTTTAAATATTCGGAATTCTCTTGTGTTTCTAGCATTTTTTTAACAAATAAGCTTGTTGCTTCTGCTGAATAACTTCCTGTTTTTTTGAATGTTAGTTCTTTATTATTTAACAAATTATTAATAAATTCGTCTTTTTTATTAATAATTCCAAAGTAATCTAAAACATATATTTTATCTGAAACATCTGTTTTATCTGAAAGATCAATTTTATCTGAAAGATCTATATTATCAAGTTGCTCGATAAATCTGTCTTTTTTTTCCTTGTATTTTTGTAAAATAGAACAAATTGAATCAAGTGCCTTAAGGTGATTTACAAAATTTTCGTCAACTTTAAAATTCTTATATTTTTCTGAATGTTTAGTGATTTCCTTTATTAAAATATTTGTATTTTTTGTTTTACCTTCTAAGTTCACATATTCTTTTTCTTTAAGAGTTTGTCTTCCTTTGAAATCATGTTCACCTATTTCAAGATCTTTTTCTATGATTTTTTCAATTTTATTGACAGTAATATTTTTGTATTCGCCAGAAAGCAATCCATTGAGTAACTTATCTCTATCTTCTTTTTTAAGTCTTCATTCAGCATTAAATTCTGATCTTAAATTACTTAATTCATTCAAAAGGTTGAAAAATTCATAAGAAGAAGAATTAAGCGAGGCTCTTAATTCTTTTGGGTAAATGCTACATTTTCCGATTGTTTTATCCCAAATATTATCATATTTTTGCTCAATTTCCCCTTTTTCTTTATCAAATTTTCAAACTCCGTATTCACTTGCACTGTGTAAAGATCCAGGGCCTTTTGCAAAATCTCGTATATAATTAAAAAGTCTTAAAAAACTTTTTTGAAACTCTTCATCAATATTTTGCACTTCAAAAACTTTTTTGATTTCAGCCGTTCATTGCTGATTTGAGAAGTTATACTTACTTGATTTAAAAAAATTGTTTTTTTTGAAAAACTCACTTAACACCTCGGTAGGGAATTTATCACCGTTATAATATTTAAGTTTTTCACGGTTATCATCAAGTTCATAAAAATAACCTCTATTTTCAAGATAGTCATGCAAAATTCATGCAAGGTCTTTTGGATTTATTTTTTCATTAAGCGCTTTGATTTTTAGATCTAAAATATTGCTATTTTGACTAGAACTTTTTAAAAAAGAGTTTTTAATTTCGTCAATATTTTTAAAATCAAATATATTTTTTGATCTTAAAATTAGTTTTAATAATTTTTCACTTTTATATTGTCTACGGCGGATGGTTCTTCTGGCTGTTCTAAATGATCTTCGGTCTGCCGCGCCTTCTTCTCTTGCCTTGAAAATCCGAGAACCTCAATTCAAAATTTCATTTGTTTCAGAATTGATGATTGCTCAACCAACTGATGCTATTCCTAGATCAAAGCCGATAGCAATACTTTTCTTTTGGTTCATAAATTATCCTTTAAAACAATGATTTTTTACGTTTGTATTATTGCTAATTAATTGCAATATTTATACAAATGTTACCAATAATAAAAATAAATATTAAATAAATTATACCATATTAAGTAAAAATCCATATTAGTCTTCGCAATACGTTATTAAAATAACGTAAAAAAATGCTAAATAAGTAGAAAAATTTTTTGTAGTTTTAGTTTTTTTTGCAATAAAATATTAGTATAATGCTTGTTCACAAGTTTTATCGGCCTTCTTTATGGACTTGACTCGAAACAAAAAATCAAAAGACAACCAAGGCGTCCGCACCGAAAAATTGAATACAAATTTGATCCAAAAATTATTTGAGTATTTAAAAAATGAAAATACTAATTAGATGAATTAATGAAATAGGAGTAAAAAAATGGATATAGTTCAACTTGAAATCCAAAATTTATCAAAAAAAGATAAAAATGAATTAATTGAAGATATAAATGCATTTCGACCTGAAAAAATTGATCCAAATAATTTAGATAAATGGTTAGAGTCTTATTT includes the following:
- the cas9 gene encoding type II CRISPR RNA-guided endonuclease Cas9 (Cas9, originally named Csn1, is the large, multifunctional signature protein of type II CRISPR/Cas systems. It is well known even to general audiences because its RNA-guided endonuclease activity has made it a popular tool for custom editing of eukaryotic genomes.), giving the protein MNQKKSIAIGFDLGIASVGWAIINSETNEILNWGSRIFKAREEGAADRRSFRTARRTIRRRQYKSEKLLKLILRSKNIFDFKNIDEIKNSFLKSSSQNSNILDLKIKALNEKINPKDLAWILHDYLENRGYFYELDDNREKLKYYNGDKFPTEVLSEFFKKNNFFKSSKYNFSNQQWTAEIKKVFEVQNIDEEFQKSFLRLFNYIRDFAKGPGSLHSASEYGVWKFDKEKGEIEQKYDNIWDKTIGKCSIYPKELRASLNSSSYEFFNLLNELSNLRSEFNAEWRLKKEDRDKLLNGLLSGEYKNITVNKIEKIIEKDLEIGEHDFKGRQTLKEKEYVNLEGKTKNTNILIKEITKHSEKYKNFKVDENFVNHLKALDSICSILQKYKEKKDRFIEQLDNIDLSDKIDLSDKTDVSDKIYVLDYFGIINKKDEFINNLLNNKELTFKKTGSYSAEATSLFVKKMLETQENSEYLKYNDKEINDIIKQNTKAKPLTKYLNPFIFKDEILPPSVKQTFEQAIAVLNKIIKKYSKDYEISGIFIEIPREKNDEKAKKKQANKTVKSGLDEIYEVMNKKYGLKSLNISREDLDDKPDRLLKKLKLYCQQDGVDLYSLKKIDIVDLINNSSEYHFEHIIPKAYLPDNSLSNLILTKRDQNLKKSNLCAAAYMKSKGINVYKAYIEQIEKLFNPKLAAKDDSSKIFGLDTKAMHKKLKLLYQEEIDPHQKEEFLSRQLNDTRYSTKLFLEVVKEHFRDNPNFSYEQPTKIFTLNGHHTAFIREKILPNNKDRTDNRHHAIDAAIIGIMGNKNRHALSSLTIQEGLRQSKYEQIEDGTIINKETGEILKNSDYESKKFELVETISGLVKEKYENAKDKVEIKFSRKMTNYTNLPLFDDTLYGLRRNDDGTYDKVVKINLVKPKSLDNLKDYFADPNPNSGKYLVLMYQSHKSEFEKLRTIFNRPEFNEKENKNKDENENKNKKTNKNPFQAYMEWLVSEKYIDEEEKENAIGANKLIYFDPVTNKKTLFKDLRVVTEKNVNKDFVFVNKKQGEKSFRTGKEQIFALVYENKKGKLNSIPVNFLLKQYGTKLDREFYSLDEANYNQENLKKYKDNVGIDHQSKPIFIIKKSAILKLKVDKEFKFKSENNKAKTLEEKATDSKKSILIRPDDNHYFYISGITKGKKGDTRFTIESIVTKLESFKPATSGLLNEFQFVSLDELGNEYESNEQRKLEEYLINKNKKVRK